The Chitinophagales bacterium nucleotide sequence CAAAAAGGGTGATCAGGAGGGAGAGTAGGGTCGTATTTTTCATAAAGTATTGAATCTCAAAAATCAAACCTATAGACAGAAATATGAGATCAACGTTTAACGAACAGAAAGAATTAATATTATTTAAAGCCTCTCCAACATCTCGACCACCTTTTCCCGCTTTAAAATTAGATACCCCAGCCGGTCGTTGCTGATGCCTTCCCTCAGTTGATAAGAGAATTCAAGCTGCTCGTCGGTTACATTGGTTTCAAAATACCGGAAACTGATATTGGGATAGGATTTCAATTCTTCCCCGATCTCATATAGATGAGTGGATAAAATAAATAGCGAGTTTTTGATCTTGATAAGCCCCTTTATCACGGTAAGGGAACATTTCATCGCATCCTGGACATTCGTGCCTTTGAATAACTCGTCGATCAACACCAACCATTTCCGGCCATTGTTGATCTTTTCAATCGTATGCCGGATGCGTTGTACTTCATTAAAGAAATAGCTTTCGCCCTTGGCAATATTGTCCATCACATTGATATTGGTCAGTAACCCATCCATCAACGTAAGGGTGAATTCTTTGGCTGGTACTCCCATTCCCATATGGGCGAGAAAGACCGCTGCCCCCATGGATTTGATCAAGGTACTCTTGCCCGCCATATTCGCTCCGGTGAGAAACAAAAAATTCTGCGAAGGGTCCAGGTCCACATCATAGGCTGTGGGACGGGGAAGCAGGATATGATACAACCCCTTTGCCCTTACTGTTGCCGCATCGCTTTCAATAAAGGTGGGGAAACTGAGTTGAAAG carries:
- a CDS encoding DNA mismatch repair protein MutS — translated: MQIDKQTFNDIAIFQNEEEFSIFHKLNFTRTNYGREWLKYFFNEPHSDLRRILGTQKIIQTLSEKLDQWPANISNGTLLVMEKYLDYSLDPMPEHPNPINSFFYRALHSEDYSMIKYSVKHFADFFQGIRQLGLLFEHVDLPAFFKIYIDRLLQLLREPALEKLAAQHADSKLTPLENIYFGYQLRNRYKTNTLELIDIFGRLDAWYSMAHAVKTFQLSFPTFIESDAATVRAKGLYHILLPRPTAYDVDLDPSQNFLFLTGANMAGKSTLIKSMGAAVFLAHMGMGVPAKEFTLTLMDGLLTNINVMDNIAKGESYFFNEVQRIRHTIEKINNGRKWLVLIDELFKGTNVQDAMKCSLTVIKGLIKIKNSLFILSTHLYEIGEELKSYPNISFRYFETNVTDEQLEFSYQLREGISNDRLGYLILKREKVVEMLERL